The Cyanobacteriota bacterium genome includes a region encoding these proteins:
- a CDS encoding citrate synthase, with protein MTVCEYRAGLEGIPATQSSISFVDGQKGILEYRGISIQDLAEKSTFLEVAYLLIWGNLPTREQLDDFEHEIRYHRRVKFRIRDMMKCFPESGHPMDALQASAAALGLFYSRRALDDPAYIKQAVVRLLAKIPTMVAAFQLIRKGNDPVQPRDDLDYAANFLYMLSEREPEPIAAKIFDTCLTLHAEHTINASTFSAMVTASTLTDPYAVVASAVGTLAGPLHGGANEEVITMLEEIGSVANVRPYLEKMLEQKQRIMGFGHRVYKVKDPRATILQQAAETLFEKFGRDQYYDIAVELENAVAERLAHKGIYPNVDFYSGLVYRKLGIPTDLFTPVFAIARVAGWLAHWKEQLAENRIFRPTQIYTGLHNVPYIPISER; from the coding sequence ATGACGGTTTGTGAATATAGAGCAGGGCTAGAAGGTATTCCTGCAACACAATCATCTATTAGCTTCGTGGACGGACAAAAAGGTATCTTGGAATACCGTGGAATTTCAATTCAGGATCTCGCAGAAAAAAGTACCTTCTTGGAAGTAGCCTACCTGCTGATTTGGGGAAACCTGCCTACCCGAGAACAACTAGACGATTTTGAGCATGAAATTCGCTATCATCGCCGAGTGAAGTTCCGGATTCGAGATATGATGAAGTGCTTCCCTGAGAGTGGACACCCAATGGATGCACTACAGGCTTCAGCAGCAGCTTTGGGCTTGTTCTATTCGCGGCGGGCACTCGATGATCCAGCCTATATCAAACAAGCTGTAGTTCGACTGCTGGCAAAAATTCCTACGATGGTAGCTGCCTTTCAGCTCATCCGCAAGGGGAATGATCCTGTGCAGCCCAGAGATGATCTGGACTATGCGGCAAATTTTCTGTACATGCTGAGCGAGCGAGAACCTGAGCCAATTGCTGCCAAGATATTTGATACTTGCTTGACCCTCCATGCTGAGCATACCATCAATGCTTCGACGTTCTCGGCAATGGTTACAGCATCCACCCTGACAGATCCTTACGCCGTGGTAGCCTCAGCCGTGGGTACGCTAGCAGGGCCACTGCATGGCGGGGCGAATGAGGAGGTGATCACCATGCTAGAGGAAATCGGCTCAGTGGCAAATGTCCGTCCCTATCTAGAGAAGATGCTTGAACAGAAGCAACGGATTATGGGATTTGGTCATCGGGTGTACAAGGTTAAGGATCCTCGTGCTACTATTCTTCAGCAAGCAGCGGAAACGTTGTTTGAAAAGTTTGGTCGTGATCAATACTATGATATTGCTGTGGAGCTAGAGAATGCTGTAGCAGAGCGGTTAGCCCACAAGGGCATTTATCCAAACGTAGACTTTTATTCTGGGTTGGTCTATCGCAAGTTGGGCATCCCGACGGATTTGTTCACACCAGTGTTTGCGATCGCCAGAGTAGCTGGTTGGTTAGCCCACTGGAAAGAGCAACTTGCTGAGAATCGTATCTTCCGGCCAACACAAATTTACACTGGTTTGCAT